Sequence from the Nitrososphaerales archaeon genome:
GCATTGCACCGTTGCAACTGAAGCCAGACTCAAACCTGTCAGGGAAGAAGTATATCCATCAAAGCTTCTTTTCCAGAACACTGACTTCTCATTCATTGATAGGATAGTAGATCCTGATAGAGAGAGGGAGGAGACGTGGGCCAAAGGGCTATCTCCCAAGTTCACTATTCATGGCGTTGCTCTTGATGTATCTGAAGAGTATGGATAGCATACTGGAGTTAATACGCTTCCTCATGCAATCCAGAATGGCTTGCTGTATTGAATCTGAAGAGAAATGTTGATGGTAAGATGCAGCACATGATACCTGACAACAGTACCTTCAGCAAGTTTGCCAGAAGGTTTGGGAGGGAGAAGATTCTGGAGATATTTATTCATGCATATTGTGATTGAATTGATGAGGGTGAGCATAATTAAAGGTGATAAGGTAAGTTTAGACTGCTCTATAATATGGGCATGGTTAAGGACTGCAAGTGGAGCAACAGTCCAAAGCATAACAATAGGAAGTGCAGGCGCCATAAGAGCAGGGACAGAGACGCATCATGGGTATGGGATCACCATAGAGAGCAGTATGTGTATGGGTACAAGGTGCATCTGATGATGGATTCTGCATCTGGTCTTCCTGTGATGCTGACAGTGACAAAGGCTGGCTATGAGAACCGAACAGTAAGGTGGTTCATTAGGATGTTATTGAAATTGGGAGTGAGTGTTGGGAAGTTCCTAGCAGATGCTGCATATGACAGCAATATTACAAGGCTGATGATAGTGAAGAAGTTAAAGATCATACCATTCATACCATTGAATGCAAGGAACTGCAAGGGTAGGAATGAAGAGGAGAAAAGGGCGCAATGAAAGAAGCTGTGTCTGAAGTTCTATGCAAAGAAATATATCAAGAATTATTGGATAGATCCTGACTCAGCAATTCGATAAGAAATATGATGCAAGGACATTCTCTGAGCAGGGCTTTTCGATAGGGAAGGGCTCATTGAACCTTGACTCATTGAAGCAGAAGGGAATAGAGCGAGCCACATTGCATTCAGCACGTATATGCGTTGTGATGCTGTTGGTAGCAAAGACTGCAGTAGAGATGGGGAGACCAGATCTCATGAGATGTGCGAAGTGCTTTCAGGGATAATAATAAGATTCTATTCAGATGCAGAATCTATTGTGTTAACACGTTTCGATAACCGTATCACTAATGTTCTCCTCAATTTTCCAGATAACATTTTAGCATTATAACATGCCCACATACCACTATGTGCTTGAGCATACGAAGAAACAATTATTCAAAGGCCTCTTTAATCATTAGCAATTTCTCTATAGCACCAAGAATACACTAATATGATAGCAAAGATGACGTTTGCGCATGAAAGCAAAAACCGTTGATCAAATAAGGACAATCAATCCTGCAACGGAAGAGGTTCTCGCTGAATATGAGATAATGTCTAAAGAGCAGGTGAACGAGGCGGCTAAGAAGGCGCGAATTGCATTTAGGGAATGGAAGAAAGACGCTGCTAATAGAACGGGATTCCTATACGCCTTTGCTGACGAATTGAGAAAGGACAGGGAACGACTTGCTAGGATTGCTAGCAACGAAATGGGTAAGACAATAAAGGAAGCAAGATCGGAGGTGGATAAATGTGCATGGGCAATGGAGTTCTTTGCCGATCATGGTACTGTCTTCATCCATGACGAAGTTATCAATACAGATGCCAGAAAGAGTTTCATCTCATTTGAACCTCTTGGTGTGATAGGTAGCATAATGCCTTGGAACTTTCCATATTGGCAGGCGTTGAGGTTCGCTGCTCCATCACTGATGGCTGGTAATACAATAATCCTAAAACCAGCAAGCGCCACTACGCAATGTGGCCTAGAAATAGAGAATCTGTTCAGAAAAGTGGGGTTGCCAGACGGCGTATTTCAAACTTTAATCGGAAATTCAAGAGTGGCTGAGATGTTGATAGATTCCGACATTAATGCAGTAACATTCACTGGAAGCGTACCAGTTGGTG
This genomic interval carries:
- a CDS encoding transposase encodes the protein MGMVKDCKWSNSPKHNNRKCRRHKSRDRDASWVWDHHREQYVYGYKVHLMMDSASGLPVMLTVTKAGYENRTVRWFIRMLLKLGVSVGKFLADAAYDSNITRLMIVKKLKIIPFIPLNARNCKGRNEEEKRAQ